A segment of the Sphingopyxis sp. OAS728 genome:
TCGCCGCCGACGCCGGCGCAGAAGCGCTCGAAGCCGCCGCCGGTACCCGTGCTGTCGATCTTCGGCGTCTTGTTGCCCGTCGCTTCGGCGAACTTCTCGCCGACCGCGGTGGCAAAGGGATAGACGGTCGAGGAACCGACCGCGCTGATATAATCGCGCGCGCCGCCGCCCGAAGACGCCTGATCCTGGCACGCGGAAAGCGCCAGCGCGCACGTCGCCGCACCAGCGATAAGGGCAAATTTCTGGAACATCCGGGTAATCCTGTCGGGGGTCGTTACCGAACCAAGCCGCCACCCCCGCGGCGACTCGCTGAGCCGCCAATGGGGGAGTTGTGTGACGTGTATGTGACAGAGGGTGTCATATAAGTGTCACGGGATGGGTGGCGGCTATCAAGAGCTTGACAAACAAGATCAGATTGTCACGAAGGAGAAAGGGCCTGTGAGCAGAACCTTCTGCTGAAGTTTCGCGGCAGTTGAATAGTATGCGAGGATTTCTTGCTACTGGATAAATCGACAATGATGATCCGAATAGGACAATTAATGCGGATTCACCGGAATCGCATGAGAGTGCTCACAGGCCCATGCTAATCGATCTAAAGGCTTGCAAGGATAAGCGTGACCTCGCTCATCTCTTAGGATTTCAGCTCAAAACGATAACTTACCAGATTAACATCGCTCCCGACGCTGAAAAATATAAAAAAATATGCATAAGTAAAAAGAATGGTAATTCAAGAACGGTTTTTTCACCAAATCCTATTCTAAAATCTATACAAAATAGCCTTCTTGAGATCATAACTTCTTGTTATGATCAAATTCATGGTGGAATGAATTATCCGGTAAGCTTCGGTTTTATTCCTAATCTAAACATTTATGACAATGCGAAGCGCCATATAGGAAAACGCTGGGTATTCAATGTCGATATAAAAGACTATTTTGACTCAATAAATTATGGTCGCGTTTGGAGGTATCTGCAAAAGAACAAGAATTTTCTTTTGAATGCTGAAATCGCAACAATGATTTCGCAGATTGTTTGCTTTGACGGTCGCCTTCCACAGGGCGCTCCTACTTCTCCGATGATGGCAAATTTAGTGTCAGGGTCATTGGATTACCGATTGCGATCATTGGCCTCTGAGCACAAGTGCACCTATTCTCGATACGCTGATGATATCACGTTTTCGACAAATTTGCGGGATTTTCCTGAGGAGGTGGCTCGATATGATGAACCTTCCGGGAGTTGGCTGCCGGGTAAGGGTCTCTTGTCCTGCGTAAGTAGAGCTTGGTTTTCACTAAATGATGGTAAGACAAGGATGTCCTATCGTCGCAGTAAGCAAGTGGTGACCGGGCTAATTGTAAATAAAAAGGTGAATGTCGATAGGGAGTATTTCAAACTTGTCCGCGCCAATATACATCATCTCTTAACAGGTCGCCCGGTCATTCTGCAGGAGTTCTGCGATCCGTATGGTGAAAATTGCGATGGCAAGGAAGTCAAGAATAAAAATGGAATGAGTCTTATTGAAGGAAGGATAAATTTTTGCTTTGAGATAAATGATCAAGGCGATGAAAGAACGGATAATGCAAAATTTTTCAAGCCAAGCTCAGTTAGAAAAACGTACAGGGATTTTTTGATTTATAAATATTTTATACACGGAGATAGGCCGATACTAATCACTGAAGGTGAAAGTGATATTGTATATATGGCTGCCTATCTGAAAGCGAGATCTTTGCCATTGGCTAATTTAGTAGATGTATCTCCGCCGGATAATCGCAAAATTTTGATCGATTTCTATCAGTTTCCTAAGAGACCCTCGAAAATTATCGGCATGACAGGCGGTACTTCTGGCGTGGCATTCGCGCTTAAATGGGTTGGGGAGATTTTACCGCGCTTGGGCAAAAATGTTTCACGCCGCAAATTCTAATTCTCTTGGATAACGATGAAGGCCTGAAGCCCGTAACAGAAATGTGCAAAACGGTCTTCTCCAAAGAGTTGTCATTAGACAACAACGCGGACTACGTGGAAATCGATAAGTTCATTAAAATTGTAAAAACTCCTCATATCGGAGGGAAGAAGAAAACTTGCATAGAAGATTTTCTCCCTGATGCGCCTAAGAAGGATTCTGTAAGCGGAAAAACGTATAGTTCTAAGCCGGATTTCGACGCTACAAAGCACTTTGGTAAGATTGTCCTTTCACACCGGATCTATGACCAAAGAGATTCATTGGACTTTTCTAAATTTGACAAAGTGGCAGACAGAATGTCGAAAGCTCTAAGCTAGAGGCAAATTTGCTTTGCGTGGAAATGTCATGATCCTCATCACCGGCCACGTCATCCTCACCCCCGAGCATCGCGAGCGCATGATCGCGCTCGGTGCCGAGCATAGCGCGCGGTCGCGGTCCGAGCCGGGGTGTCTGGCGCATAATTGCCATATCGATGTCGAAAACCCCGACCGGCTGATGTTCGTCGAGGAGTGGGAGAGCGTCGACGCGGTCCGTGCCCATTTCGCGCTGCCCGCCTCGCGCGCCTTCGTCGCCGACATGCGCGCGCGCTCGCCCGAGCCGCCCGCGATCCGGATTTATGCCGCCGAGGATATCACCGCGACGCTGATGGGCTGACCTGACTCCCCTCCCTTCGGGGAGGAGTTGGGGGAGGGCATGTTTCGCGAGCCTCGCGTGGCTGGCCCGCAGACCCTCCCCAAACCCCTCGCGCAGGTGGGAGGGGCTTCGCAAAACCGCTGTCCTACATTATCGCACCATGTCACCGTCGCACCGGCTCTTTGATGTCGTCGATCGTTCGCGCCTCCGCTGCCGCCCGGGCTTAAGGCGACAAAGGAGGCAGTTTCGTGCGCTGCGTCCGTATCCTTTGTCGCTTTAACGGGGACGCCGCCCGCCATCGGCCGGATCGATAAGCCTTTGTATTTCGTGCCGCCCGCTTGCCCGCCGCGCCGCATTTTGCCACAGCGCCGACGGGGCATATCCGGGGGGACTATGAGCGGGCTTGAATTCATCATGTCGCTGTTCGGGCTGATCCTCGGCCTCGCGCTGGCCGAGGGGCTGGGCGGGCTGGCGAAGGCGTTGAAGGCCAGCCACCGCGTCCGCATCGGCTGGCCGACGACCTTGCTCGGCCTGTTCGTCTCGTGCGACGTTGTCACCTTCTGGATGTATGGCTGGACGCTCCGCGACGCGCTGCCGCTGAACTGGGCGGTGATGTTCGGCGGCTTTGTCGTCACCGCCATCTATTATGTCGCCGCCAGCCTCGTCTTCCCCGACGATATCGAGGCGTGGGACGATCTCGACGCCCATTTCGACAAGCACCGGCGCAAGGTGATCGGCGGCATCTTCCTGTGCAATGTCGCGCTGATCGCCGCGACCTTCGCGCTGCTCGGCACCGGCTGGACCGGCGGGCTGCGCGCGGCCGTGGTGACGTGGAGCTTCTTTCCGGTCGCGGCGCTGGCGATCTGGGCCAAGGACCGGCGCATCGTCTGCGCCTGCCTGATCTGGCTGCTCGCGACCTATCCGCTCTCGGCGGTGTGGGCCTGACTCACTGTACCGCGGTGGTCTTGGCGACGACGCGCCACCCGGCATCGGTGCGATAGAGCAGCAGCTGGTCGACGTAGCGGTCGCCGCCGAAATGCAGTTCATAGGTGACCGCGCTCATCGCCGGCGTCGCGTCGCGGCGGTCGAGGACGCGCCCGCTCGCCGCGGGATCGGGCCGCGCCGCCCAGTCGCCGAGCACCTCGGCAAAGCGCTTGCAGCCGATCGGCGTCGCGCCCTTGTCGGCAAGCGTGCAAAATTGCCCGTCGGGCAGGAACAGCGCCCGAAGTGTTTCGACCCGCCCGCTGCGCAGCCCCTCGACATAGGCTTCGAGCGCGGTTTCGGGCGAGGACGGGGTGGGAGCCGCCATCGCGGGTCCCGCCGCGAGCAGGGCCGCAGCGCAGGGAAGGGCAAGGCGTACCGGACCGAG
Coding sequences within it:
- a CDS encoding putative quinol monooxygenase, with translation MILITGHVILTPEHRERMIALGAEHSARSRSEPGCLAHNCHIDVENPDRLMFVEEWESVDAVRAHFALPASRAFVADMRARSPEPPAIRIYAAEDITATLMG
- a CDS encoding reverse transcriptase domain-containing protein — its product is MLIDLKACKDKRDLAHLLGFQLKTITYQINIAPDAEKYKKICISKKNGNSRTVFSPNPILKSIQNSLLEIITSCYDQIHGGMNYPVSFGFIPNLNIYDNAKRHIGKRWVFNVDIKDYFDSINYGRVWRYLQKNKNFLLNAEIATMISQIVCFDGRLPQGAPTSPMMANLVSGSLDYRLRSLASEHKCTYSRYADDITFSTNLRDFPEEVARYDEPSGSWLPGKGLLSCVSRAWFSLNDGKTRMSYRRSKQVVTGLIVNKKVNVDREYFKLVRANIHHLLTGRPVILQEFCDPYGENCDGKEVKNKNGMSLIEGRINFCFEINDQGDERTDNAKFFKPSSVRKTYRDFLIYKYFIHGDRPILITEGESDIVYMAAYLKARSLPLANLVDVSPPDNRKILIDFYQFPKRPSKIIGMTGGTSGVAFALKWVGEILPRLGKNVSRRKF
- a CDS encoding nuclear transport factor 2 family protein, with amino-acid sequence MPLGPVRLALPCAAALLAAGPAMAAPTPSSPETALEAYVEGLRSGRVETLRALFLPDGQFCTLADKGATPIGCKRFAEVLGDWAARPDPAASGRVLDRRDATPAMSAVTYELHFGGDRYVDQLLLYRTDAGWRVVAKTTAVQ